GATGGAGTTACTTTTGAAGCTTTCGTTGTTCAGAAATTAATTCCTAAACTTTGGAAAAATGCTTGTGTTGTGATGGACAACGCCAAAATACATCAAGGGGAGATGGTAAGAGAATTTATCGAAAAAGCTGGAGCCAAACTGATTTATTTATCTCCTTACTCTCCTGAGTTCTCCCCCATTGAAAATTTTTGGTCAACTGTTAAATCTATCTTGATAAAGACAGCAGCTAGAACTTATAAAGATTTAGTCGATGGCATCGCCAACGCCATGTTTAAGGTAACTCAAGAAAATATTCGTAACTGGTTTGCTCATTGCTGTTATTGTACCTAATGAGAGTGGGAAATGCTATAGAAAGATTTAATAATACGATGAGGCAAAGAATATGGCGCCTGGTAAGAAAAACTCTTTCGTTCTCTAAAAAACTCTCCAATCATATAGGAGCTATCTGTTATTTTATTCATGAATATAATGCCGAATATAATGCCAGTTTATCTATAGAGTGAAAAGCTTGGTTATCATTACTATGCAGGACTACCGTTTTAAAGAGTTAACATTTCTAGTTCTAGGCGATCGCTACATATGCGATCGTCTAGAGTAACTGAGTATTAGCTAACCCCGTAGTTGTAGGGCGCTTTAGCACCTGAACGGTCAATAATTACCCAATACAAACCACTAATTTCCTCCAGTTGTAATAAGAAGATCCAGTTTGAATCAATCTTTTCCCCATTTTCTGGGGGATACTCACTCTTGGCAGTTTGCAACGTCAGGGTAGACGTAGGTTGATTCAGATAAGAACGCAGCACTTTTGTCGCCGCCGCTTTATCTGCTCCCTCTGGCAAATCAAACGCACCTGGATCGTTAAGCATCTGACTCAATGGACTTTCGATCTCGTTGTCATCTTCTAAGAAACTGCGAATTGCTAGTTGCAACGCATCGATAAATGTCACCTTACTGCCCATCGCCATCTGTTTATTAATTGCTGATGGACTGACTTTTATCGTTAATTGGGGTACGCCTAACTCGGCTTTAATACCTGGAATACCGCTCGCGCCATAAGCTAAAGTTGAAACTTGATTGCCTTGGGCATCAAATAGTTTGGCTTCATCGCCTTTATCATTCCAAATGCCTGAGCTACTACCAAAAGTGAAGCCTCCAGTTTCTGCGTGAACCTCATTGGTATAAACTCGGCAACTCTTACCTGCTTCTAACGTAGTTTTGGCGGGGAAGGTAAAAGCTTGTCTCTTACTCAAGCCAGAGGAGATCTTCCAACCGGATATATCAACAGATTCTGTGCCTTTATTGACAATCTCAACATATTCGTCAGATTGAGTCCGCTTAACTTTACCTTTGTAGGAGATATCTGCGATCGCTACTGTTCCCGTTGCTGTGACCGTCTTCTCCTCTTCCACAAACTCTTCAACCACCTCTTTGGGATCGCCTTCATCGGAAGTTTGCGTTTTAACGGGAAGTTCTGCTTGTTGCCAAGTTGCGCCGTCAATTGTGCCTTTATTACCTTTACTTGTCTTATCTGCAACTATATTTCCTGAGCCTTCATTTAATGGCCAG
The sequence above is drawn from the Microcoleus sp. FACHB-831 genome and encodes:
- a CDS encoding transposase; protein product: DGVTFEAFVVQKLIPKLWKNACVVMDNAKIHQGEMVREFIEKAGAKLIYLSPYSPEFSPIENFWSTVKSILIKTAARTYKDLVDGIANAMFKVTQENIRNWFAHCCYCT
- a CDS encoding lamin tail domain-containing protein: MYVTAQKRWAGIICNIFDTGSTESGYGLLLDGTSGIYFGLKVPSAGIQYASSGTNTINLNQWHHIAGTYDGQEMEMKVYVDGVEKVKQAIAGTNINYTPENDLLMGMYKDDDEAYAFPGKIAEVRLWNVTRSPEEIHQNMNRRLTGSESGLVSYWPLNEGSGNIVADKTSKGNKGTIDGATWQQAELPVKTQTSDEGDPKEVVEEFVEEEKTVTATGTVAIADISYKGKVKRTQSDEYVEIVNKGTESVDISGWKISSGLSKRQAFTFPAKTTLEAGKSCRVYTNEVHAETGGFTFGSSSGIWNDKGDEAKLFDAQGNQVSTLAYGASGIPGIKAELGVPQLTIKVSPSAINKQMAMGSKVTFIDALQLAIRSFLEDDNEIESPLSQMLNDPGAFDLPEGADKAAATKVLRSYLNQPTSTLTLQTAKSEYPPENGEKIDSNWIFLLQLEEISGLYWVIIDRSGAKAPYNYGVS